From Diospyros lotus cultivar Yz01 chromosome 4, ASM1463336v1, whole genome shotgun sequence, a single genomic window includes:
- the LOC127799746 gene encoding uncharacterized protein LOC127799746 gives MVEVPPERFRIPSIKLYDGSTDPYDHVELFSSHMLVQSGSNAMWWRAFSVTLGGHAWTRYSCLPHRSINRWEELKTCFLAHYAPLKSHRKSSMALTPPRTFTEALARANKYINAEEVMKVKRAEQPDRKEREKEKKKPVVEQKTDYRPSRAPDRPGFGGARGSPVNYTPLNTSRAEILLALEDKNYLRRPPPLKSPPNTRSKKKYCRFHRDHGHDTEDCIQLKEEIQELINRGYL, from the exons ATGGTAGAGGTTCCACcggaaaggtttcgtatcccctccatcaagctctatgatgGAAGTACAGATCCCTATGACCACGTcgagcttttctcctctcacatgctggtgcaatcggggtcGAACGCGATGTGGTGGCGGGCATTTTCGGTTACTCTGGGAGGACATGCCTGGACCCGGTACTCCtgccttccccatcgttccatcaaccGCTGGGAAGAGCTGAAGACCTGTTTCTTAGCTCACTACGCTCCCTTGAAGAGCCACCgaaagtcttccatggctctg actccgcctcgtactttcacagagGCCCTAGCccgggctaataagtacatcaacGCTGAAGAagtgatgaaggtgaagcgggCAGAACAACCTGAcaggaaggaaagagaaaaggagaagaaaaagccgGTGGTAGAGCAGAAGACGGACTATCGCCCCTCCCGAGCTCCCGATCGCCCGGGTTTTGGGGGTGCACGTGGAAGCCCGGTGAATTACACTCCCCTCAATACAAGTCGAGCAGAGATTCTCCTGGCATTGGAGGATAAGAATTATTTACGGCGTCCTCCCCCGCTGAaatctccacccaacactcgaagcaaaAAGAAGTATTGCCGTTTTCACCGTGACCACGGCCATGATACTGAAGATTGCATCCaactgaaagaagaaatacaagAGCTTATCAACCGAGGATACCTCTAG